The following proteins are co-located in the Pseudomonas synxantha genome:
- the tmk gene encoding dTMP kinase → MTGLFITLEGPEGAGKSTNRDYLAERLRAQGIEVVLTREPGGTPLAERIRDVLLAPGDEQMNPDTELLLVFAARAQHLAEVIRPALARGAVVICDRFTDSTYAYQGGGRGLCLERIATLETFVQGDLRPDLTLLFDLPVEVGMARASARGRLDRFELEGQAFFEAVRSAFLQRAKAEPARYHLLDAAQPLARVQQAIDALLPTLLERTRG, encoded by the coding sequence GTGACTGGCTTGTTTATTACCCTGGAAGGCCCGGAAGGCGCCGGCAAAAGCACGAACCGTGACTACCTGGCCGAGCGCCTGCGTGCTCAGGGCATCGAAGTGGTGCTGACCCGTGAACCGGGTGGTACGCCACTGGCCGAGCGGATTCGCGACGTCCTGTTGGCCCCGGGTGACGAGCAGATGAACCCGGACACCGAGCTGCTGCTGGTATTCGCCGCCCGTGCCCAGCACCTGGCCGAAGTAATCCGCCCGGCCCTCGCACGCGGTGCGGTGGTGATCTGTGATCGTTTCACCGATTCCACCTACGCCTATCAGGGCGGTGGCCGAGGCTTGTGCCTGGAACGCATCGCTACCCTGGAAACCTTCGTGCAGGGGGATTTGCGCCCCGATCTGACCCTGCTGTTCGACCTGCCGGTGGAAGTGGGCATGGCTCGCGCCAGTGCCCGGGGGCGCCTGGATCGTTTCGAGTTGGAAGGGCAGGCATTTTTCGAAGCTGTGCGCAGCGCTTTCCTGCAGCGTGCCAAGGCTGAGCCTGCGCGTTATCACCTGCTGGACGCCGCCCAGCCGCTGGCCCGGGTGCAACAGGCCATCGACGCACTGTTGCCGACACTGTTGGAGCGCACCCGTGGCTGA
- a CDS encoding DNA polymerase III subunit delta', protein MAESYPWQDSLWQQLAGRAQHAHAYLLHGPVGIGKRHLAERLMASLLCQRPVDLQACGECKSCLLLKAGSHPDNYVLEPEEADKAIKVDQVRDLVSFVVQTAQMGGRKVVLIEPVEAMNINAANALLKSLEEPSGDTVLLLVSHQSSRLLPTIRSRCVQQACPLPSEAMSLQWLAQALPECTAEERVELLTLAAGSPLAAVKLQAQGVREQRALVVDGVKKLLKQELSATQLAEGAWKDIPLLLLFDWFCDWSSLILRYQLTQDENGLGLADMRKVLQYLAQKSAQDKVLNIQDWILAQRQKVLGKANLNRVLLLEALLVQWVGLLGRR, encoded by the coding sequence GTGGCTGAGTCCTACCCGTGGCAGGACAGCCTTTGGCAGCAACTGGCCGGGCGTGCCCAGCACGCCCATGCCTATTTGCTGCATGGGCCGGTGGGCATCGGTAAACGCCACCTCGCCGAGCGCCTGATGGCCAGCCTGTTGTGCCAGCGCCCGGTCGATCTGCAGGCGTGCGGTGAGTGCAAATCCTGCCTGCTGCTCAAGGCCGGCAGTCACCCGGACAACTATGTGCTGGAACCCGAGGAAGCGGACAAGGCGATCAAGGTCGACCAGGTGCGTGACCTGGTCAGCTTCGTGGTGCAGACCGCGCAGATGGGCGGGCGCAAAGTGGTGTTGATCGAGCCGGTCGAGGCGATGAACATCAACGCCGCCAACGCCTTGCTCAAAAGCCTCGAAGAACCCTCCGGCGATACCGTGCTGTTGCTGGTAAGCCATCAGTCCAGCCGTTTGCTACCGACTATTCGCAGCCGCTGCGTGCAGCAGGCATGCCCATTGCCGAGCGAGGCCATGAGCTTGCAATGGTTGGCGCAGGCATTGCCGGAGTGCACCGCAGAGGAACGCGTCGAATTACTGACCCTGGCGGCCGGTTCGCCCTTGGCGGCAGTCAAGCTGCAAGCCCAGGGCGTGCGTGAGCAGCGGGCGTTGGTCGTGGATGGCGTGAAGAAGCTGCTCAAGCAGGAGCTGTCTGCCACGCAACTGGCCGAAGGCGCCTGGAAGGATATCCCCCTGTTGCTGTTGTTCGACTGGTTCTGCGACTGGTCCAGCCTGATCCTGCGCTACCAGTTGACCCAGGATGAAAACGGCCTGGGCCTGGCGGATATGCGCAAGGTCCTGCAATACCTGGCGCAGAAAAGTGCCCAGGACAAAGTGCTGAACATCCAGGACTGGATTCTTGCCCAGCGCCAGAAGGTACTCGGCAAGGCCAACCTCAACCGCGTGCTGTTGCTCGAAGCGCTGCTGGTGCAGTGGGTCGGCCTGCTCGGGCGGCGTTAA
- a CDS encoding TatD family hydrolase, with protein MLVDSHCHLDRLDLAQHGGSLDAALEAARQRGVGHFLCIGVSAENAADVKALAERYTDVDCSVGIHPLDLKPDEAPALDWLLGELNHPRVVAIGETGLDYHYEPEAAELQQASFRLHLQAAQQTGKPVIVHTRGARADTLTLLREAALPQAGVLHCFTEDWDMAKAALDLGFYISLSGIVTFRNADALRDVARQVPADRLLVETDSPYLAPIPHRGKPNLPEYVRDVADYLAMLRGESYEHFAEQTTENFKRLFPLAHVAVG; from the coding sequence ATGCTCGTAGATTCCCATTGCCACCTTGATCGTCTCGACCTTGCCCAGCACGGCGGTTCCCTCGACGCCGCCCTTGAAGCTGCCCGCCAGCGTGGGGTAGGCCACTTCCTATGTATCGGTGTCAGCGCTGAGAACGCCGCCGACGTCAAGGCCCTGGCTGAGCGCTACACGGACGTGGATTGCTCTGTGGGTATCCACCCGCTGGACCTCAAGCCCGACGAAGCCCCGGCCCTCGATTGGCTATTGGGCGAACTCAACCACCCACGGGTGGTAGCCATCGGTGAGACCGGCCTGGACTACCACTACGAACCCGAAGCCGCCGAGTTACAGCAGGCTTCGTTCCGCCTGCACCTGCAAGCTGCCCAACAGACCGGCAAGCCGGTGATCGTCCACACCCGTGGCGCCCGGGCCGATACCTTGACGCTTTTGCGTGAAGCCGCACTGCCACAGGCCGGTGTACTGCACTGCTTTACTGAGGACTGGGACATGGCCAAAGCTGCCCTGGACCTGGGATTCTATATTTCCCTGTCGGGTATCGTCACCTTCCGCAATGCCGACGCGCTGCGTGACGTAGCCCGCCAAGTGCCGGCCGACCGCCTGCTGGTGGAAACCGACTCGCCCTACCTGGCGCCTATCCCCCATCGCGGTAAGCCGAACCTGCCGGAATACGTGCGTGACGTGGCCGATTACCTGGCAATGCTGCGCGGCGAGTCCTACGAGCATTTTGCCGAGCAGACGACCGAGAACTTCAAGCGCCTGTTTCCGCTGGCCCATGTAGCAGTTGGATAA